GACTCTTAATTGTGAAGTATCAGAAttcttttaaaaaaaaccGAACTCGCATTTTTGGTGGAACCAAAAGTTACGTTAGAAATGGCTTGATCCCTATCCCCTCGATGTGGAAGTCTTTGTTGTGAAGATGATTTGAATCACATTCGAGCCACACTTCAACAATATAGCCTGATGTTTGAGTAAAGTGGTAACCGGTCAATTCATTCATTTCACGATGACTATTATTTGTCATTACATTGGAGCTGTCGAGTGCTTAAAAAAAGGTGATCATAGATTCATATGCGTTATTCCATGTGTGTGTGTTCTCAGTGAATTATATGTGTAAGTAAAGTGATCAATATGTGTGGTAGAGTGTGATTGGGCCCGTATGTGATTGCATGCGTTAATGTAAAGGTGGAGGAACATAACAGAAATTATATTTGTGGATTGAATTTCAGCTGTGTATGGAAGTACCATGATAGTATGGCTGTCAAATTCatcacaaaaaaaaaaatgatggTCATTGGAATTTAGAAAGAAGATGACTTTTTTCCATTGATATATAAACCAACGGTTGTTAGAGAAAGTAGTATTCTGCCAAGTCAAGTCTCTTCTAGTAGCTGACCTTGTACTTACTTCAAAGTTTCTTAGCCTTTCAACTGAGCTAAAATAATAAGTCCTAAAATTAGATCAAACAGGCATTGTGAATTGGCCTTGAATTTTGTTTGATTATTAATAgctcttattttttttgcattttttgttattcaCCATGACTGCAGGAACTGCCGGTTTGGATACAGGTCGCCCATTGTACTATGTTGGTGCTCAGAAGGATAACACGCCAAGAGATGAAAGCCTAGTTTCTTACGTTTTCAAAGGGGAAACCGATTATATTAAACTATTGGCCTCTACAGATCCATTGTCCCGTGTAATTGATAACAACAAAGGAGGTGTAGTACTACTAGATCAAGTCACACTTTTGGAATCATTGCCTCACCTGTATTCTATAGGTAAGAAGGATTCTACATCTAACATTACAGAAGGTTCTGTTATCACAATAATTGTTGATCTTAACCTGGAGGATTATTCCATCATTCCAGCCGTCAGTGATCTACATTTACCCATTCATATTGGCTTAGAATCTATTAATTTAGAGCAAAATGGTATCCacttcatcaatttcaacAGGATCAACGGCACTCAAACAGCAAATAACATCTTCACATCAGGAGCTGCTTCACCAAAAAATCTAATTATTAACTTGTCTCAATATTACAATGAACTTGTGAAGTCCGTTCCAGAGGATGTTGCTATTTTCAATATAACAgaatacaagaaaaatttaCTACCAGAAATATTGGCAAATGTTCCAAGTAGCATCACCAGGATTAATCTACTCCAAGGTTCTTCAACTGCGTCTGAAAATCAAGAATATGAAGATGGCTTTGAGCCATTCTTATTAGACTTCTTTGCtgattttgaagttttGGTGCAAAACAATATCCAACAGTTGTTGCTAACTAAGATTGGTAATAAGGTTGATGACTTCAATTCTGTTTCAGCAAAGATAATTTCCAACCTAGAATCTGCTAAACCAGTCAAGAATCTATTTGTAGGTGAGGTGGTCGATATTAGCAAGGATGTGACGGAAGACTATTCCAActcaattaaaaatattttgaaattagaAGATGCCTATATTAAGGTTTTAAAGCAACTACTTGGTAACAACCTCTCAATAATTAACGAATACAGTAACTCTACTATTAATACCCTAAGTCCTGAGTTCGGTTATGGGCGCTATCTACAAGAGAAGGAGATTCAAAACAAGCTAGTTGAATTAGCAAGAAAGTCATTGGATCctcaattatttcattcaCAGGAATCAGATGAGTTTGTGAAGAAATTGTCCAAGTGGGTGAGCTTTAAGTCTTCGTCGTTAGATCAAAATTTACTTGAAGAAGCCAATAAAATTGGTTCAGACATCTTTGAATATTTAAAGACTGATGCACACTCACAAACAGCTATCAAGCTTCTAGAAGTTGCAGAAAACGACGAAAAATACTTCCAATTCAAATCATCTTGGCTAATTGGTTCAGATGCTTGGTCTTATGATTTGGGTAATTCTGGTGTACACCAAGTTCTAACCTCCTCAGATAATATTAACATGTTAATCATTGATTCTGAGCCATATGAACAAAGGAAAGCGTCTACtcaaaggaaaaaagaTGTTGGTTTATATGCCATGAATTTTCATAATGTTTATGTTGCATCTGTTGCCGTCTACTCTTCTTACACACAACTTTTAACGGCATTCATTGAAGCCAATAAATTTAACGGGCCTTCTATTGTTTTGGCTTACTTGCCTTACAAATCTGAAAAAGATACACCTTTGGATGTATTGAAGGAAACTAAAAGCGGTGTTGAGTCCGGTTACTGGCCACTGTATAGATATGATccttcaaaagaagaagctgatgAACAATCTGCATTCCAGCTGGATTCATCTGTTATAAGAAAGCAATTAGAGGCCTTCTtggaaagagaaaataaacTTACACTATTGACCAAGAGAAATCCAGCTCTCGCTAGAACATTAGCTCAGTCAGCATCAGATGTTGTTACCCAGAAGCAAAATAAGAGGGCTGAGGCTGCTCTTGAAAGCTTACTAAACGGTTTGTCAGGGCCTCCTCTTCACATCTACTTTGCCTCTGATGGTGGTAACGCCTCTAACCTTGCTAAGAGATTGCATGGTCGTGCATCTGCCAGAGGTTTAAAATCCACTGTGCTATCCATGGATGATTTAATACTGGATGAGTTACCAGGTGAGGAAAATGTCGTGTTCATCACTTCGACTGGTGGTCAAGGTGAATTTCCACAAGATGGTAAGTCCTTCTGGGATGCATTGAAGGGTTCCACTGATTTGGATCTCTCTAACTTGAATGTCTCTGTCTTTGGTCTTGGTGATTCTCAATATTGGCCAAGAAAGGAAGATAAGAAATATTATAACAAGCCTGCACAGGATCTTTACAGAAGACTGGAATTTTTGGGCGCAAAAATTCTTGCCCCGCTAGGATTAGGTGATGATCAAGGTGATGATGGTTATCAAACTGGATATTCTGAATGGGAACCGAAATTATGGGAAGCTCTTGGTGTGGCTAATGTTGAGGTAGAGGATGAGCCAAAGCCAATAACAAACGAAGATATTAAGTTGAATTCTGACTTCTTGAGAGGTACTATTGCTTCAGATCTAAAGGATGAATCTACTGGTACAGTTCAATATTCTAATGAGCAACTGATGAAGTTCCACGGTATTTATACACAAGATGATCGTGATATTAGAGAGGTACGTAAAAGTGAGGGGTTGGAGCCTTACTACTATTTCATGGCCAGAGCTAGACTTCCTGGTGGTAAATGTACCCCACACCAGTGGTTAGGATTGGACAAGTTGTCTGAAGACAGTGGTAATGGGACACTAAAACTAACTACGAGAGCCACGTTCCAAATTCACGGTGTTTTAAAGAAGAACCTGAAGCATACACTGAGAGGTATGAATGCAGTTCTGATTGACACCTTGGCTGCCGCAGGTGATGTCAACAGAAATGTCATGGTAACTGCCCTTCCAGCTCAGGCAAAAATTCACAAGCAAATCTCTACTATGGCCGCTGAAATTTCCGAACACTTCTTGCCAAAGACAACTGCTTATCATGAGATTTGGTTGGACGGTCCAGAAGAGCAAGATTATGAAGATGATTGGAATGAAAGATTTAACaatagaaaagaaggaccaagaaagaagaagacctTGGTTAGTGGAAATGCTTTAGTTGATATTGAGCCAATATATGGACCAACTTACATGCCAAGAAAgttcaaattcaatttaACAGTGCCTCCATACAATGACGTTGATGTCTTTTCTTCTGATATTGGTTTGATTGCTATTGtcgataaagaaaagaactcTATTGAAGGTTATAACATTTacgttggtggtggtatGGGTACAACTCATGGTAATAAGAAGACTTATCCTAGAGTAGCATCCTCATTTGGTTATGTCAAGAATGAAGATGTTTTACCAGCCCTTGAAGCTTTGCTGATTATCCAAAGAGACTATGGTAACAGGGAAGATCGTAAACAAGCCCGTGTCAAGTACACTGTTGATAGACTTGGTGTTCAAGGCTACAAAGAAAAGGCTGAAGAAATTTGGGGTAAGAAATTCGAACCGGAAAGATCTTATGAAATCACATCTAACATTGATTATTTTGGATGGGTTAAGGATGAAAATGGATTAAACCATTTTACTGCCTATATTGAAAATGGTAGGGTTATTGATACTCCTGATCTACCTCAAAAGACTGGTTTGCGAGTATTAGCGCAGTATATGGAAAAGAACAATACGGGTCATTTCAGGCTTACTGGTAACCAACATTTAGTTGTCTCAGACATCACTGATGAACATTTGGATGCTGTAAAGGAGATTTTGGCCAAATATACCTTAGACAATGCTGATTTCTCAGGTTTACGTCTATCTTCATCCGCTTGTGTCGGTTTACCAACATGTGGTCTAGCATTTGCTGAGTCAGAAAGATATTTACCAGACGTAATTACTCAATTGGAGGATACCTTAGAAGAATATGGTCTGCGTCACGATAGTATTATCATGCGTATGACTGGTTGTCCAA
This is a stretch of genomic DNA from Nakaseomyces glabratus chromosome M, complete sequence. It encodes these proteins:
- the MET5 gene encoding sulfite reductase (NADPH) subunit beta (CAGL0M00374g~Ortholog(s) have sulfite reductase (NADPH) activity and role in hydrogen sulfide biosynthetic process, sulfate assimilation, sulfur amino acid biosynthetic process); amino-acid sequence: MTAGTAGLDTGRPLYYVGAQKDNTPRDESLVSYVFKGETDYIKLLASTDPLSRVIDNNKGGVVLLDQVTLLESLPHLYSIGKKDSTSNITEGSVITIIVDLNLEDYSIIPAVSDLHLPIHIGLESINLEQNGIHFINFNRINGTQTANNIFTSGAASPKNLIINLSQYYNELVKSVPEDVAIFNITEYKKNLLPEILANVPSSITRINLLQGSSTASENQEYEDGFEPFLLDFFADFEVLVQNNIQQLLLTKIGNKVDDFNSVSAKIISNLESAKPVKNLFVGEVVDISKDVTEDYSNSIKNILKLEDAYIKVLKQLLGNNLSIINEYSNSTINTLSPEFGYGRYLQEKEIQNKLVELARKSLDPQLFHSQESDEFVKKLSKWVSFKSSSLDQNLLEEANKIGSDIFEYLKTDAHSQTAIKLLEVAENDEKYFQFKSSWLIGSDAWSYDLGNSGVHQVLTSSDNINMLIIDSEPYEQRKASTQRKKDVGLYAMNFHNVYVASVAVYSSYTQLLTAFIEANKFNGPSIVLAYLPYKSEKDTPLDVLKETKSGVESGYWPLYRYDPSKEEADEQSAFQLDSSVIRKQLEAFLERENKLTLLTKRNPALARTLAQSASDVVTQKQNKRAEAALESLLNGLSGPPLHIYFASDGGNASNLAKRLHGRASARGLKSTVLSMDDLILDELPGEENVVFITSTGGQGEFPQDGKSFWDALKGSTDLDLSNLNVSVFGLGDSQYWPRKEDKKYYNKPAQDLYRRLEFLGAKILAPLGLGDDQGDDGYQTGYSEWEPKLWEALGVANVEVEDEPKPITNEDIKLNSDFLRGTIASDLKDESTGTVQYSNEQLMKFHGIYTQDDRDIREVRKSEGLEPYYYFMARARLPGGKCTPHQWLGLDKLSEDSGNGTLKLTTRATFQIHGVLKKNLKHTLRGMNAVLIDTLAAAGDVNRNVMVTALPAQAKIHKQISTMAAEISEHFLPKTTAYHEIWLDGPEEQDYEDDWNERFNNRKEGPRKKKTLVSGNALVDIEPIYGPTYMPRKFKFNLTVPPYNDVDVFSSDIGLIAIVDKEKNSIEGYNIYVGGGMGTTHGNKKTYPRVASSFGYVKNEDVLPALEALLIIQRDYGNREDRKQARVKYTVDRLGVQGYKEKAEEIWGKKFEPERSYEITSNIDYFGWVKDENGLNHFTAYIENGRVIDTPDLPQKTGLRVLAQYMEKNNTGHFRLTGNQHLVVSDITDEHLDAVKEILAKYTLDNADFSGLRLSSSACVGLPTCGLAFAESERYLPDVITQLEDTLEEYGLRHDSIIMRMTGCPNGCSRPWLAELALVGKAPHTYNLYLGGGYYGQRVNKLYRANLNDEEIVDVIKPLFKRYAAERNEGEYFGDFVIRAGIVKPTLEGRLFHEDISEDAF